The following are from one region of the Silene latifolia isolate original U9 population chromosome 9, ASM4854445v1, whole genome shotgun sequence genome:
- the LOC141599617 gene encoding uncharacterized protein LOC141599617, protein MDPNSNRLESERWLSLSTKLLTTRDFLGSKTFAIRARESDPTNNLSDQILAVAETVLAGEKRVNPSQQPDWYSVLQLPRLVRDPDLIADHYRRLVLLLSPDNNRLPFADYALQLVMDGWSVLSDPNKKWLFDNELALYLQQQPQPQQPPYTEAASNSQVNTFQFFQPTAELSMWQQQQQNQESQWQVRDTGPTVSTSVAPSQTIPRPIPARVIDGNVNIVGCSNVVVNDNTHVRYDGVVHDKNNAVDNNATVNVDNTEAVVEEEEEEEEEDGEVGGVESFWTSCPYCLYMYEYEKQYLGCSLRCQNCRRGFHGVEIPNPPPMGDRNKKSSSFCCWGFFPLGFSSAVWKKSNSRMGKSNWVPFSPMGKGPAINPMGNGPVVNEAGTSQRFPGNGGASAGAKDTGRPPVSRSRFYVDADYDDGFDSDPSDDSSDKDWRRKPGYEKKRKMNKRRTVGATGQQKVQPQDVDVQNQANPNLGTGGGVSVGEGVVQDGSGTQNVGTGLTSGAKEDARRKVTPTLTKNQARKRVKNMGKLDLNVEFNNEGDEHAHTVSAVNGEEDAIENIGFFEGLDEFFSTLPILNVGEGQKAKPS, encoded by the coding sequence ATGGACCCGAATTCCAATAGACTAGAGTCGGAGCGGTGGTTATCCTTATCAACTAAGCTCCTAACCACCCGCGACTTCCTCGGGTCTAAAACATTCGCGATCCGCGCTCGTGAATCTGACCCGACAAACAACCTATCCGACCAAATCCTCGCCGTTGCCGAAACCGTCCTTGCCGGCGAGAAACGGGTCAACCCGTCTCAACAACCGGATTGGTACTCCGTTCTTCAGCTCCCCCGGTTAGTTCGCGACCCGGATTTAATCGCGGACCATTATCGCCGACTCGTACTCCTCCTTAGCCCGGATAATAACCGGTTACCGTTCGCGGATTATGCTCTTCAGCTTGTTATGGATGGTTGGTCCGTATTGTCGGATCCGAATAAGAAATGGTTGTTTGATAACGAACTAGCCCTTTATTTGCAACAACAACCGCAGCCTCAACAACCGCCGTATACGGAGGCGGCGAGTAATTCGCAGGTTAATACTTTTCAGTTTTTTCAACCGACGGCGGAATTGTCTATgtggcagcagcagcagcagaatcaGGAATCGCAGTGGCAGGTTCGGGATACGGGACCCACAGTTTCGACATCGGTTGCGCCGAGTCAGACGATACCGAGGCCGATACCAGCTAGAGTAATTGATGGTAATGTTAATATTGTTGGTTGCAGTAATGTTGTTGTTAATGATAATACTCATGTTAGGTATGATGGTGTTGTGCATGACAAGAATAATGCTGTTGATAATAATGCTACTGTTAATGTGGATAATACTGAAGCCGTggtagaagaggaggaggaggaggaggaggaggacgggGAGGTGGGAGGTGTAGAGAGTTTTTGGACTTCATGTCCTTATTGTCTTTACATGTATGAGTATGAGAAACAGTATCTAGGTTGTAGTCTTAGGTGTCAGAATTGTAGGAGGGGATTTCATGGTGTTGAGATTCCCAACCCTCCTCCGATGGGTGATCGAAATAAGAAGTCTTCTTCGTTTTGTTGTTGGGGTTTTTTCCCATTAGGGTTTTCGAGTGCAGTTTGGAAGAAGAGTAATAGTCGAATGGGGAAGTCCAATTGGGTGCCTTTTTCTCCCATGGGTAAGGGTCCTGCGATAAATCCCATGGGTAATGGTCCTGTGGTGAATGAGGCTGGGACTTCTCAGCGGTTTCCGGGTAATGGCGGTGCTTCTGCGGGAGCTAAGGACACGGGGAGGCCACCTGTTTCACGGTCTAGGTTTTATGTGGATGCTGACTATGATGATGGTTTTGATTCTGATCCTAGTGATGACTCGTCTGATAAAGATTGGCGCCGAAAGCCTGGATATGAAAAGAAGAGGAAGATGAACAAGAGACGGACTGTTGGTGCCACTGGGCAACAGAAAGTACAGCCTCAAGATGTAGATGTCCAAAATCAGGCAAACCCTAATTTAGGCACCGGGGGTGGAGTGTCTGTTGGGGAGGGGGTTGTACAAGATGGGTCAGGTACGCAAAATGTTGGTACAGGTTTGACTTCTGGGGCTAAGGAGGATGCTAGGAGGAAGGTAACACCTACTCTTACAAAGAATCAAGCTAGAAAAAGGGTGAAAAACATGGGGAAGTTAGATTTGAATGTGGAGTTCAACAATGAGGGTGATGAGCATGCCCACACAGTCAGTGCTGTAAATGGGGAGGAAGATGCGATAGAAAACATAGGATTTTTTGAAGGTCTTGACGAGTTTTTTAGTACTTTGCCCATATTGAATGTTGGAGAGGGGCAGAAGGCTAAGCCATCTTAG
- the LOC141599615 gene encoding beta carbonic anhydrase 5, chloroplastic isoform X2: MAVNHHFSLLSSSLDLSKTPQIFGQTLKLGEIKLTHFRLSPNFSRIRPSLSLKGSRIPEALTIDAESTMEKMVEETSIGSDPFCGMKQNFLSFKREKYLENLEHFQNLAKIQTPKFTVIACADSRVCPSNILGLQPGDAFTVRQVANLVPPFESGPTETKAALEFSVNALEVENILVIGHSCCGGIRALMTLEEEDENSSFIRNWVFVGKNARVSTKSVASHLDIDQQCQHCEKESINHSLMNLLTYPWIKERVAKGKLSLHGGYYDFTDCTFEKWTLDCDGTVPDGSNFAIKNREFWS; the protein is encoded by the exons ATGGCTGTAAACCACCATTTCTCCCTACTTTCTTCTTCCCTTGATCTTTCTAAAACCCCCCAA ATTTTCGGGCAGACGTTGAAATTGGGAGAAATCAAGCTTACCCATTTCAGATTGTCGCCTAATTTCTCCAG GATTAGACCTTCTTTGAGCTTAAAAGGTTCAAGAATACCTGAAGCACTGACTATAGACGCGGAGAGTACAATGGAGAAAATGGTAGAAGAAACATCAATCGGTAGTGATCCATTTTGTGGCATGAAACAAAATTTCTTGAGTTTCAAGCGGGAGAAGTACCT AGAAAATTTGGAGCACTTCCAAAACCTTGCAAAGATTCAAACTCCAAAG TTCACTGTGATTGCTTGTGCAGATTCTAGGGTGTGCCCTTCCAACATCCTAGGACTTCAACCTGGAGACGCTTTCACTGTGCGCCAGGTGGCAAATCTAGTGCCTCCTTTCGAG AGTGGCCCTACAGAGACCAAAGCTGCACTTGAATTTTCTGTTAATGCTCTTGAG GTTGAAAATATTTTGGTCATTGGCCATAGCTGCTGTGGGGGAATCCGAGCTCTCATGACTTTGGAAGAAGAAGATGAAAATTCaag CTTCATTAGAAACTGGGTTTTTGTTGGTAAGAATGCAAGGGTCAGTACCAAATCCGTGGCATCCCACCTTGACATCGATCAACAATGTCAACATTGTGAAAAG GAATCTATCAACCATTCACTAATGAACTTGCTAACATACCCTTGGATCAAAGAGAGGGTCGCAAAGGGCAAGCTTTCTCTTCATGGAGGTTATTATGATTTCACCGACTGTACATTCGAAAAATGGACACTTGATTGTGACGGCACTGTCCCAGATGGCAGTAATTTCGCAATAAAAAATCGAGAATTTTGGAGCTAA
- the LOC141599616 gene encoding uncharacterized protein LOC141599616 — protein MGVRTLINLIRPLSSSIATLRPRNLFNPSSQILSNLIQSPKQQQQHYLIPRFHQIISRSIHLESLSSLAAKPFDPLTDTRFPKRRPALKSRRKRSSLRPKGPYAWVKHVEGEPIAPSQPNEGSVKLRNEKKRRRLHREFIKSERKKRKAELQLANQKKREKRIERKMAAVARDRDWACKLAELKRQEEAKKTAA, from the exons ATGGGGgtaagaaccctaattaatttgatCCGTCCTCTTTCATCATCAATCGCCACACTTCGTCCCAGAAATCTCTTCAACCCTTCTTCACAAATTCTATCAAATCTCATACAATCTcccaaacaacaacaacagcattaCTTGATACCCAGATTTCATCAAATCATTTCACGTTCAATTCACCTTGAATCCCTCTCTTCTCTCGCTGCCAAACCTTTCGACCCGTTGACGGATACCCGCTTTCCCAAGCGTAGACCTGCCCTTAAATCTCGCCGCAAGCGCTCTAGTCTTCGCCCTAAAG GACCATATGCCTGGGTCAAGCATGTAGAAGGGGAGCCTATCGCTCCAAGTCAGCCCAATGAAGGTAGCGTCAAGCTGAGGAATGAGAAAAAACGTAGAAGGCTGCATCGTGAATTTATCAAG TCTGAAAGAAAGAAGCGAAAAGCTGAACTGCAATTGGCAAACCAAAagaaaagggagaagagaatTGAGCGAAAGATGGCAGCTGTTGCCAGAGATAGAGATTGGGCTTGCAAACTTGCTGAGCTCAAACGACAAGAAGAGGCGAAGAAAACTGCAGCTTGA
- the LOC141599615 gene encoding beta carbonic anhydrase 5, chloroplastic isoform X1 encodes MAVNHHFSLLSSSLDLSKTPQIFGQTLKLGEIKLTHFRLSPNFSRIRPSLSLKGSRIPEALTIDAESTMEKMVEETSIGSDPFCGMKQNFLSFKREKYLENLEHFQNLAKIQTPKFTVIACADSRVCPSNILGLQPGDAFTVRQVANLVPPFESGPTETKAALEFSVNALEVENILVIGHSCCGGIRALMTLEEEDENSRSFIRNWVFVGKNARVSTKSVASHLDIDQQCQHCEKESINHSLMNLLTYPWIKERVAKGKLSLHGGYYDFTDCTFEKWTLDCDGTVPDGSNFAIKNREFWS; translated from the exons ATGGCTGTAAACCACCATTTCTCCCTACTTTCTTCTTCCCTTGATCTTTCTAAAACCCCCCAA ATTTTCGGGCAGACGTTGAAATTGGGAGAAATCAAGCTTACCCATTTCAGATTGTCGCCTAATTTCTCCAG GATTAGACCTTCTTTGAGCTTAAAAGGTTCAAGAATACCTGAAGCACTGACTATAGACGCGGAGAGTACAATGGAGAAAATGGTAGAAGAAACATCAATCGGTAGTGATCCATTTTGTGGCATGAAACAAAATTTCTTGAGTTTCAAGCGGGAGAAGTACCT AGAAAATTTGGAGCACTTCCAAAACCTTGCAAAGATTCAAACTCCAAAG TTCACTGTGATTGCTTGTGCAGATTCTAGGGTGTGCCCTTCCAACATCCTAGGACTTCAACCTGGAGACGCTTTCACTGTGCGCCAGGTGGCAAATCTAGTGCCTCCTTTCGAG AGTGGCCCTACAGAGACCAAAGCTGCACTTGAATTTTCTGTTAATGCTCTTGAG GTTGAAAATATTTTGGTCATTGGCCATAGCTGCTGTGGGGGAATCCGAGCTCTCATGACTTTGGAAGAAGAAGATGAAAATTCaag AAGCTTCATTAGAAACTGGGTTTTTGTTGGTAAGAATGCAAGGGTCAGTACCAAATCCGTGGCATCCCACCTTGACATCGATCAACAATGTCAACATTGTGAAAAG GAATCTATCAACCATTCACTAATGAACTTGCTAACATACCCTTGGATCAAAGAGAGGGTCGCAAAGGGCAAGCTTTCTCTTCATGGAGGTTATTATGATTTCACCGACTGTACATTCGAAAAATGGACACTTGATTGTGACGGCACTGTCCCAGATGGCAGTAATTTCGCAATAAAAAATCGAGAATTTTGGAGCTAA